TTTCACAATCTCGCCATGAAAGTGAACATTTGAATTTCCGTCCCGCAATGAAAGAGTTTGGATTGCTGGACTAAGAATAAAAAGCGTTTTTAATAGATAAAAGAAAAGCCCTCTGATTTATGAAAAAATCAGAGGGCTTTTCTTTTGTGCTTCTAAAGAAACTTAAAGCTTATCAACTTGTGTATACTCAAGTTCCACAGGGGTCGCACGTCCAAAGATGGAGACGGTGACTTTGAGGCGCTGACGCTCAGCATCCACCTCTTCCACACTGCCATTAAAGGAAGCAAAGGGGCCATCAGAAACACGAATCTGCTCACCAATTTCAAAGGTAACAGCAGATTTAGGCGCTTGTTCAATGCCCTCTTGAGCCTGTTGAACAATACGTTTCGCTTCTGCCGCACTGATAGGGACAGGACGGTTTCTGCCACCAAGAAAGCCTGTGACTTTTGGGGTGTCTTTCACCAAATGCCAAGCTTGATCGGTAAGTTCCATTTTAACAAGGATATATCCGGGAAAGAATTTCCGTTCCGCATTAACTTTTTTGCCACGGCGGACTTCGGTGACTTGTTCTGAGGGGATAAGGATTTCCTCGAATTGATCGCTCAAGCCCTTTTTAGCAGCTTGCTCTGTGATGAACTCAGAAATCTTTTTTTCAAAGCCAGAATAAACGTGAACGACGTACCAGCGTTTTGCCATGGAGGCTATCCTCCGATCTGAAAAAGAGTATGCAGACCAAAGCCGATAACTTGGTCAACAACAAGAAAAAAAATACAAGTAATCGACACCATCGCCATGACTGCAATGGTTGTCGTTAAGGTTGCACGGCGGTTGGGCCACGTTACACGTTTGGAAAGTGTAATAACCTGCTTAAGATAATTCACACAGCGTGTAAGAAAGCCTGGATGCACAGCATTCTGGTTAGAGATTTGATGTTTAGCTGCCAATGTCGCTCCTTACAAACAACGGTCGTGGTTTAAAATAATAAAGGATCGATTCAGAAAATCTAAAAATAATCCTTAAATTTTTAGGTAATAAAGTATTCCTTTACCCTAAAGCGAAAAGGGAAGGAAAGGATAATCTACCAAAATTAAGTGGCAATCTTAATTTTATCTTATTTGGATAAGGTAGATTTTCAAAAAGGATGGCAGGGGTGGAGGGTCTCGAACCCGCAACCTCCGGTTTTGGAGACCGGCACTCTAGCCAATTGAGCTACACCCCTAAACAAACCGAATCGGATTTCTCTAAAGAAATGTTTCGGAAAGTCGAATGCCTTTAAAAAGTATGATTTTAGCCAATCAGTCAAGCCCTATTTTCATTAAAAATTAAAAAAGAGATCCCTTTTTTTTATTTTTAGGATTCGCTTGAGTTTTTTTCCAAGTAAGAGATTGGGAATCTCAAGGAAATTTCAGATGAAAAACATTTTTTATAAAAATTCTCTTGCTCAGATGGGAGAGGAGCGCTAGAAGACGATGTAGATAACGGATTTATTAAGCGGGCGTAGCATAGTGGTAATGCAGTAGCCTTCCAAGCTTCCGATGAGGGTTCGATTCCCTTCGCCCGCTCCATTTCGTTTTAATCTTATTTTGGGCTTCAGCCGTTATAGGCATATTTTCTATTCATACAGGCTGGGGTAAATTTAAATCTCATTTTATTTCGGTGGACTATGAGCCTGAAAGACCAGAACGTCATATCTACCTCAATCTTAGATCAAGATTCTAAGGGGCCTGTATTTAAAGTTCCTGAAATTTTACCGCGACGTTATGCAAATGCATTTTATCGCTGTCTTGTGGAGCAAAATCTAGTTTCTGAGGTTATCCCACAGGTATCTCTTTTGCGAGATCTCTTTGACAAGGACGCTTCCTTTAGAGAGTTTGTTGGGGATTTGGCTTTAAATGGCAGTATGCGTGAACGCATTATTTCTAAAATTTCAGCGAGTTACGAGCTTCATTCTATTTTTGTAAATTTCTTAAAATTAATTGTTAGGCGTGGGCGTCTTTCAATTTTACCAGAAATTGTCGAAGCCATTCTCTATCTAGCAGATAAATCGCAAGGTGTTGTGCCAGTGAAGGTTTTAACACCTGCCAAGATGAGTGAAGCGCAGCAAAAGCAATTGCATCTTTCACTTGTAGAAATGGGGCATAAGTCCCCCCGTATTTTTGAGGAAATTGACCCGTCACTTCTTGGGGGAGCAGTGGTTCAGGTTGGTTTTCAACTTTATGACACGTCTTTAAAAGGGCGGATTAACCGCCTGAAAAACGCCTTTAAGGGAGAAGTTTGATGGGTATCCGTCCAGCGGAGATTTCTGAAATTATTAAAAAGGAAATCGAATCCTTTGACAAACCGGAACTTGCATCTGAATCAGGTGTTGTTCTGACAGTTGGTGATGGGATTGCAAGAGTTTACGGTCTGCCGGAAGTGATGGCCAGCGAGCTCGTTGTTTTTGAGCGTACCGGGCAACGTGGTATGGTCTTTAACTTAGAAGAGGATTGCGTTGGTGTTATCCTTTTCGGTGATGGGCAGGGTCTTCTTGAAGGTGATCGTGTTGTCAGGACCCGTGAAATTGTTAAGGTTCCCGTCGGTAAGGGGCTCCTTGGACGTGTTGTTGATGCGCTCGGTAATCCAATTGATGGTTTAGGCCCTCTTAAAGATGTCGAATATCGTCCTGCTGAAATTGCGGCGCCAGGTGTTATGGATCGTAAGTCTGTTGACCAGCCAATGGTCACCGGAATTAAAGGGATTGATGCGCTTATTCCGATTGGACGTGGGCAGCGTGAGTTGGTTCTTGGGGATCGTAATACAGGTAAAACAACAATTTTGCTTGATTCTATTATCTCTCAAAAAGCCGTCAATGCAGAAAAAGACCCTAAAAAATCCATGTACTGCATTTATGTGGCAATTGGGCAGAAACGTGCTTCTGTTGCCAATATCGTCCGTCAGCTGGCAGAGCAAGGTGCACTCGAATATACAATCGTTGTCGCTGCGACAGGTTCAGATCCTGCCTCTATGCAATATTTAGCACCTTACGCCGGTACCGCCATGGGTGAATATTTCCGTGATAACGGTATGCATGCGTTGATTGGCTATGATGATTTGACAAAACAGGCTATGGCCTATCGTCAAATGTCTTTGTTGATGCGCCGTCCTCCAGGACGTGAAGCATATCCTGGAGACGTCTTCTACCTTCACTCCCGCTTGCTAGAGCGTTCTGCTCAGCTTTCTGATGCAAAGGGTGGCGGTTCATTGACTTCATTGCCGGTTGTTGAAACATTGGCAAACGATATTTCTGCTTATATTCCAACGAACGTCATCTCTATTACAGATGGTCAGATTTTCTTGGAAACGGAACTTTTTAGTGCCGGTATCCGTCCAGCAATTAATGTCGGCTTCTCTGTTTCCCGTGTCGGTTCTGCTGCGCAGACAAAAGATATGAAAAAAGTTGCAGGCCCAATGAAATTGGAGTTGGCGCAATATCGTGAAATGGTTGCATTCTCTCAGTTTGCTTCTGATCTTGATGCAACAACACGCCGTCTTCTTGATCGTGGTTCACGCTTAACAGAGCTTTTGAAACAAAATCCAGACAGCCCGCTAACAACAGCAGAAGAAGTCGTCGTGCTTTATGCAGGAACAAGAGGTTTCTTGGATAACATTCCTGTTGAAAAAGTTGTTGCTTTTGAACAGGCGCTTTTAGTGTCCCTTAAAACAGGTTCAGGGAAAGCGCTCAAAGATGCGTTAACAAGAGAATCCAAGTTGACTCCTGAAATCGAAGAGCAAATGAAAATGCTCCTTGGCGGATTGGTCAAAGAGTTCGAGTTCAGTAATTAAGGCGAGGGAGAGACAGAATGTCCTCTTTAAAGGCGCTTAAACTTAAAATTGCGGGTGTTAAATCTACCCGCAAAATTACGGAGGCAATGAGGCTGGTCGCAGCCTCCAAGCTTTATCGTGCGCAACAGAATATGGCTGGCGCACAGCCCTATGTTAAAAAAATGGCGGCTATGATGAGGGGAGGGGCATCTTCTTCTGTTGAAGAATTTGAACTTCCTTTATTCACAGGAGGGAAGGGGAATAAAATCCTCATTCTCGCCGTGACAGGTAATCGTGGTTTAGCTGGTGCTTATAATGCGAATATTGCACGCCATTTAAAAGCGGAAATTGCGAAGAACAAAGAAAATGGTCAGAAATCAGAGCTTTATTTGATTGGTAAAAAAGCCAATCAAATTTTAAAGACAGAATTTGGTCATTTAATTGTTCAGGCTACCGAAGCCGCTGAAACATTGGACGAGCAAGAAAAGCAAGCTTCTGAGATTGCAGATTTTGTTGTTGAAAAAGTGAATTCTGGAGAATATTCCCGAATTCTCTTGGTTAATAACCATCTGGTGAATGCAATGTTACAGATTCCACAGGTGCTTTCTCTTGTGCCACCGCTCCCTTCTGAAAATGACGAGAGCGTTATTGAGGAATCTGATGGAGTCGATGGCCAATTTGAGCCTTCACAGCAAGAGTGGCTAGAAGCTTTCTTACCTGTTAATCTGAAGGTTAGAATTTACCACGCTTTGCTTGCAAATATGGTCGGCGTTCAAAGTGCCCGTATGGTAGCCATGGATGGTGCTAGCCGTAATGCAAGTAAGATGATTGATTCACTTAGTCTGCAATATAACAGAATGCGTCAGAATAATATTACAAGAGAACTTAGTGAAATTGTGGCCGGTGCCGCGGCTGTTGGGGATAAGTAGCTTTTATTACATCAGGGGATGACTGCGCCTCGCTTAATATTTAAGTTAAATGCCCGCCTAGTTTCAGGAGATAGAAATAAGTGTCAGAAAAAAATAACGATGAAAACCAGGTCATTGGGCGCATTGTCCAAGTTCAAGGACCTGTTATTGATGTTGAATTTGAAAGCGGTTCCGCACCGGAGATTTACACCGCCCTTGAAGTGATCGGTACAGCCGCAGAACAAGGTGGTGGCGGCGACCGTGATCTGACCCTTGAGGTTCTTCTCGGAATTGGTGAAGGGCAAGTACGTGCTATTTCCATGGGGAGAACAGATGGTCTTCAACGTGGTATGAAGGTTCGTAGTCTGGGTCGTCCCATCACAGTTCCTGTCGGACGTGGTATTCTAGGTCGTATGATGAACGTTCTCGGCGACCCGATTGATATGCGTGGTGCGATTGAAACAGAGGAATATCTGCCAATCCATCGCCAAGCACCTTCTTTCGAGGAGCAAGTTGCTGTTCCTGAAATTATGCCAACAGGCATTAAGGTCATTGATTTGCTTTGCCCTTACCTCAAAGGTGGTAAAACAGGTCTTTTCGGTGGTGCCGGTGTTGGTAAAACCGTTATCATTCAGGAATTGATCAACAATATTGCGCATGCTTATGACGGTGTTTCTGTTTTTGCCGGTGTTGGTGAACGTACCCGTGAGGGAAACGATCTGTATCATGAAATGAAAGATGCAGGCGTTATTAAAATTGATGAAAATGGCAGCACAAAAGATTCACGTGTTGCATTGGTTTACGGTCAGATGGATGATCCTTCTGGTCCACGTTCACGTGTTGCTTTTAGTGCGATGTCTATGGCGGAATATTTCCGTGACGTTGCTAAGCAGAGCGTCCTTTTCTTCGTTGATAATATTTTCCGCTATGTTCAGGCTGGCGCTGAAGTTTCTGCGTTGCTAGGTCGCATCCCATCTGCTGTGGGCTATCAGCCAACATTGGGAAGTGATGTCGGTGCCTTGGAAGAGCGTATTACTTCTACAAAGAACGGTTCGATTACATCTGTGCAGGCCGTTTACGTCCCAGCTGATGACTTTACCGATCCAGCGCCTGTGACAACCTTCTCCTATTTGGATGCCACAACGGTTCTTAACCGTGCATTGACAGAAAAAGGGATTTATCCTGCGGTTGATCCTTTAGCCTCCACATCTCGTGCACTGACACCACGGATTTCAGGTGAGGAACATCATGCGGTTGCCTCTGAAGTTCAGCAGATTTTGCAGAAATATAAAAGCCTTCAAGACATTATCGCTATTTTGGGTATTGATGAGCTTTCTGAAGAGGATAAAGCGATTGTTGCAAGAGCACGTCGTATTGAACTCTTCCTTTCACAGCCTTTCCATGTTGCTGAAATCTTTACGGGTGCACCGGGTAAATTCGTTTCTCTTGAAGATACCATTCGCTCCTTTAAGGAAATCCTAACAGGTAAGTACGATCACCTTCCAGAGAATGCCTTTTATATGGTGGGCGCAATTGAAGATGTGGTCGCTAAGGCAGCGAAACTTGAAGCAGAAGGTCAAAAATAATGACAATACAGCTCGAACTGCTTTCACCTCATAAATCTTGGTGTCATGGGGAGTATGATATGGTTGTTGTGCCGGGATCTGAAGGAGATCTCGGTGCCTTAGAGGGGCATGAAAAAACCAGCCTCTCTTTGAGAGCTGGGCTTGTCACCCTTTTTCAAGGGGGGGAAGCTGTTAAAAATATTTTTGTCGGTGCTGGATTTGCTCAGATCACACCTAAATCTGTCACTGTATTGGCTTCTGAAGTCAAAGAGGTGACAGAACTTTCTGTTGATGTTGCAAGACAAAAACTTGAGGCTGCTATGTCCGCCTTAACAAATGCAAGTGCCGTTAATCAGGCTGATTTGTTTAAACTTTCCCAAGAAATTCAAAAAGCTCAGGCAGAACTTCACGCTGCGAAAGAGATCATTAAGTAACCTAAGAAGAGTTTATATTAGAGATTGCGATCTTAGTTTATAAGAGCTTTAGTTTGAAAAGGGAGGCATTATGCCTCCCTTTTTTTGTTATTTAAGATATTTTAATGAATTTATAAAATGCTCAAAAAAATCTCGGATTTCGGCAAGGAAATGAACGGTTGCAGAGAAATTCAGGAGACCGTTGGGGTGGCACAGGCGCCATTCAGTATCTTCACCAAAGGTACCAAAAGAATGATATTTCTTTCCCACAGTCTTATTCTGTAAGGTGATTTTAATATCTGTAAATTTTAGCATTTCTTCTAAATGGAGAGTGATTTTTTCTATGAGCTGATTACTTAAGGGCTGATCATTGGATGTACCTAGTTGGCGATGCACCATTCTAAGATGAATTCTATCATCTTTTAAAATTTCAAGAAATAGCTGGTGCCCCTCAATGTGTGCCTTGTCGGGGGAGTAGTGCTCTCCTGGAAAGTACCAAGCGTAGAATTTATCAGTTTTCTTTTTTCGGGGGTGCAGGTGAGAGGGGAGGATATCCCTACCTTTACGCTTTTCTTTTTGTAAATCGTTCCAAAATTGATCCCATAATGGGGATCCGTAGGGATAATTAGTTGATTCCCAATCTTTTACTGGGAGTGTTAAGTAGGTAGGTTGAGGCATTTTAGTTCCTTATTTTTAGATTATTTAAATTCTTCTATTATCCTCATATCCTCACAAGCAAAAAATGGGTTTCAACTCAAGAAAGGAATGATCCCCTTTTTATTCTGCGGATGAATTGCGCCCTGATTTAATTTTACTGAGCTGGAGAGGATTCTTTATGGAGAGCTTTGGTTTAATGGTTGAGGTGCGGTTTTAGAGGTTTTGATAAGAAAAGATTAAAAATTTACTTTTTTAGAAAAAAAATAAGAAAAATGTAAAAAGGGGGTTGCGTTGTGACGAGTTATGACTTAGTTATTGGTTCATCGGCTGACGGGGAGTTTCCTTCACTGAGTAGGTGAGTTAGAGAGACTTTATTACGCTGATCGCCAGACAATTTAAGGATTTTACGCTTAAAAGATTTAAGCTTTTAAGCGGTATTTTTTGCTCTGAATTTCGGTTCGAGTAATGAGATAAGTTGTTATGGTACTGGTCTTTGACAATTGAATATGGAAGAGGGATATGCAGGCGGCATTATTAGGTTGTTACTGGACTTAATAATGGTGATTACTTGGTATTTATACTGAGTAAGATGCTTGGCATATTTTTATAACGATTTGAATTAAGCGCTGAATTGGTTTTTAGGAATTGATTTGGTTTAATTTAAACATGCAAGAAATGCCTTTGTTTTTTCTTTGGGTTAATACTCGATGGAATAACGAAAAAATTAAGAGCTGGATATGAACTTGAGAGTTTGATCCTGGCTCAGAGCGAACGCTGGCGGCATGCTTAACACATGCAAGTCGAACGGATGTACTTGTACATTAGTGGCGCACGGGTGAGTAACGCGTAGGAACCTATCCTGAGGTGGGGGATAACATTTGGAAACGAATGCTAATACCGCATATGACTGAGGTTAAAAGATTTATTGCCTTAGGAGGGGCCTGCGTTTGATTAGTTAGTTGGTGGGGTAAAGGCCTACCAAGACGATGATCAATAGCTGGTTTGAGAGGATGATCAGCCACACTGGGACTGAGACACGGCCCAGACTCCTACGGGAGGCAGCAGTGGGGAATATTGGACAATGGGCGCAAGCCTGATCCAGCAATGCCGCGTGAGTGAAGAAGGTCTTCGGATTGTAAATCTCTTTCAACGGGGACGATGATGACGGTACCCGTAGAAGAAGCCCCGGCTAACTTCGTGCCAGCAGCCGCGGTAATACGAAGGGGGCAAGCGTTGCTCGGAATGACTGGGCGTAAAGGGCGTGCAGGCGGTTTATAGCTGTTGGGTGTGAAATTTTGGGGCTTAACCCTGAAACTGCATTCAAGACGTATAGACTAGAGTATGTGAGAGGATAGTGGAATTCCCAGTGTAGAGGTGAAATTCGTAGATATTGGGAAGAACACCGGTTGCGAAGGCGGCTATCTGGTGCATTACTGACGCTGAGGCGCGAAAGCGTGGGGAGCAAACAGGATTAGATACCCTGGTAGTCCACGCTGTAAACGATGTGTGCTTGATGTTGGGTGATTTATCATTCGGTGTCGTAGCTAACGCGATAAGCACACCGCCTGGGGAGTACGGTCGCAAGGCTGAAACTCAAAGGAATTGACGGGGGCCCGCACAAGCGGTGGAGCATGTGGTTTAATTCGAAGCAACGCGCAGAACCTTACCAGGGTTTGTATGCGGAGGCCGTACCTAGAGATAGGTATTTCCAGCAATGGACCTCCTGCACAGGTGCTGCATGGCTGTCGTCAGCTCGTGTCGTGAGATGTTGGGTTAAGTCCCGCAACGAGCGCAACCCTTATCTTTAGTTGCCAGCATGTTTGGGTGGGCACTCTAGAGAGACTGCCGTCGCAAGGCGGAGGAAGGTGGGGATGACGTCAAGTCCTCATGGCCCTTATATCCTGGGCTACACACGTGCTACAATGGCGATGACAGAGAGAAGCGAGACCGCGAGGTGGAGCTGATCTTTTAAAAGTCGTCTCAGTTCGGATTGCACTCTGCAACTCGAGTGCATGAAGTTGGAATCGCTAGTAATCGCGGATCAGCATGCCGCGGTGAATACGTTCCCGGGCCTTGTACACACCGCCCGTCACACCATGGGAGTTGGTTTGACCTGAAGCCGGTGCGCCAACCGATTTATCGGAGGCAGCCGACCACGGTCGGATCAGCGACTGGGGTGAAGTCGTAACAAGGTAGCTGTAGGGGAACCTGCGGCTGGATCACCTCCTTTCAAGGAAGATGATTGAATTTAGATTTGATTATCTAACCTTTAAGAAAAAGACCTTGGCTTTAAGCCAAGGCAAAATAGGCCTGATAGTGCTGCCTGCATATCCCTTTTTATTAAACATCCAATCTGGTTTTGTTTTAATTTAAGAATTTTTCTTAAATTAAGGACAGAGGGCTAGTAGCTCAGTTGGTTAGAGCACACGCTTGATAAGCGTGGGGTCGGAGGTTCAAGTCCTCCCTGGCCCACCATCAAATGGGGGCATAGCTCAGTTGGTAGAGCATCTGCTTTGCAAGCAGAATGTCGTCGGTTCGATTCCGTCTGCCTCCACCATTTGGAATATTGTTTAGTAAGGAGTGAGATTCTTCCATACTGGACTTAGTGAGTAATCATTAAGTTTGGCATTCTCTGATGAGACTGGTTTTAGACTGGTTGATTGAGTTAGAGATGATCTTTGACAATTGAATAGAAGAGAACTGTCTGGGACAGTCAATAGAATGATGGTCTGACCTTCATTTAAGAATAGGGAACTATTTTTAAGGAGGCATTATTCTAGTGTTAAGCATGACATTTGCTAAGATGTTAGATGTTTAACCGGCTCAGGCAGGCAATAAGAGAGATTAACTTTCTTCTTCCTTGGGAAGAGGTTAGTCAAGAGAAGAGGTAATGTGATGGCGCTTTAAGCACAAAAGGAGCACATTATCTTTAAGTTTTGAAAGTTTTGTAACTTTGCTTTTTGGGAAGAGATAGATTTATTTATCTTTTACGAAGAAGTGAGCGTTTGGTTTTTTACTTTGTAAGAGGTAAAAGATCGGAGCTTTAATAAGGTGGCGAGATTTTCTGTTTTATCGAGAAACGGAGCTGAGTTATCTTATGGATAATGAAGCGAGTATCGCAGATGGAATAGGAAAGATTGATCCTTAGTGAAGCGAGCGCGGTGGAGTTGAACACAAAGCTGGAGAGGCTAAGAGCAATCGGTGGATGCCTTGGCATCAGGAGGCGATGAAGGACGTGGCACGCTGCGAAAAGTTACGGGGAGTTGTGAGCAAACATTGATCCGTAAATATCCGAATGGGGCAACCCCCTCGATAAGAGGATCACATATTGAATTCATAGATATGTGAGGCGAACCCGGGGAACTGAAACATCTAAGTACCCGGAGGAAAAGACATCAAAAGAGATTCTGCGAGTAGTGGCGAGCGAAAGTGGAGCAGGCCAATGCCTTGTTATAGTGAAATAGAAAGATCTGGGAAGGTCTGCCGTAGAAGGTGAAAGCCCTGTATATGTTAAGTTATGACGAGGATTTGAGTAGGCCGGAACACGTGTAATTCTGGTTGAATATGGGAGGACCGCCTTCCAAGCCTAAATACTACCTGATGACCGATAGTGAACAAGTACCGTGAGGGAAAGGTGAAAAGCACCCCGATGAGGGGAGTGAAAGAGACCTGAAACTGGTTGCTTACAAGCAGTCGGAGCGGCTTTATGCTGTGACGGCGTACCTTTTGTATAATGGGTCAGCGAGTTTCTGATCGTAGCGAGCTTAAGCCGATAGGTGTAGGCGCAGCGAAAGCGAGTCTGAATAGGGCGACATAGTTACGGATAGAAGACCCGAAACCGGGTGATCTAGCCATGGCCAGGTTGAAGGGATAGTAAAATATTCTGGAGGACCGAACCCACGTCTGTTGAAAAAGACGGGGATGAGCTGTGGCTAGGGGTGAAAGGCCAATCAAACCCGGAGATAGCTGGTTCTCCGCGAAATCTATTGAGGTAGAGCGTTATGTATTACCATTGGAGGTAGAGCACTGAATGAGCTAGGGGGACTCACCGTCTTACCAACCTCAATCAAACTTCGAATGCCGATGAGTAGAGCATAGCAGACACACAGTGGGTGCTAAGGTCCATTGTGGAGAGGGAAACAGCCCTGACCGCCGTCTAAGGTCCCCAAATGACAACTAAGTGTGAAAGGAAGTGGAAACTCCAGGACAGCCAGGAGGTTGGCTTAGAAGCAGCCATCCTTTAAAGAAAGCGTAATAGCTCACTGGTCTAAACTTAAGAGTTTCTGCGCCGAAAATGTAACGGGGCTAAAGTTGTCTACCGAAGACGCGGATGTGCATTCTTTATCATGGGAATGTACGTGGTAGCGGAGCGTTCCATAGGCTGATGAAGGTTAACCGTGAGGTTAGCTGGAGGTATTGGAAGTGCGAATGCTGACATGAGTAGCGATAAAAAGTGTGAGAGACACTTTCGCCGAAAGTCCAAGGTTTCCTGCGCCAGGTTAATCCGCGCAGGGTGAGCCGGCCCCTAAGGTGAGGGCGAAAGCCGTAATCGATGGGAATCAGGTTAATATTCCTGAGCCTGCTAGTGGTGACGGACACGATATGTTGTTTATTCTTAATGGATTGAATAGGCTTTTGGAGTGTTCCAGGAAATAGCCCTAGCGTATAGACCGTACTCTAAACCGACACAGGTGGACAGGTAGAGCATACCAAGGCGCTTGAGAGAACGATGCTGAAGGAACTAGGCAAAATGCTTGCGTAACTTCGGAAGAAGCAAGGCCATAATGAGGGCAACCTTATTATGGTGGCACAGACCAGGGGGTAGCGACTGTTTAGTAAAAACACAGGGCTCTGCGAAATTGAGAAATGACGTATAGGGCCTGACGCCTGCCCGGTGCCGGAAGGTTAAGAGGAGATGTTAGCGCATTGAATTGAAGCCCCGGTAAACGGCGGCCGTAACTATAACGGTCCTAAGGTAGCGAAATTCCTTGTCGGGTAAGTTCCGACCTGCACGAATGGCGTAACGACTTCCCCGCTGTCTCCAGCATCGACTCAGCGAAATTGAATTCCCCGTGAAGATGCGGGGTACCCGCGGTCAGACGGAAAGACCCTATGAACCTTTACTGTAGCTTTGCAGTGGCACCAGAAATATTTTGTGTAGGATAGGTGGGAGACTATGAACTTAAGGCGCCAGCTTTAAGGGAGTCATTGTTGAAATACCACCCTGAATGTTTCTGTTGTCTAACTGAGCCTATTTAGCATGGGCCAGGACCCTGCATGGTGGACAGTTTGACTGGGGCGGTCGCCTCCTAAAATGTAACGGAGGCGCGCGATGGTAGGCTCAGTCCGGTTGGAAATCGGATTTTGAGTGCAATGGCATAAGCCTGCCTGACTGTGAGAGTGACAGCTCGAGCAGAGACGAAAGTCGGCCATAGTGATCCGGTGGTTCCTTGTGGAAGGGCCATCGCTCAACGGATAAAAGGTACTCTAGGGATAACAGGCTGATCTCCCCCAAGAGTTCACATCGACGGGGAGGTTTGGCACCTCGATGTCGGCTCATCACATCCCGGGGCTGAAGCAGGTCCCAAGGGTTCGGCTGTTCGCCGATTAAAGTGGTACGTGAGCTGGGTTTAGAACGTCGTGAGACAGTTCGGTCCCTATCTGCCGTGGGCGTTAAGACTTGAAAGGATTTGTTCCTAGTACGAGAGGACCGGAATGAACGAACCTCTAGTGAACCAGTTGTCACGCCAGTGGCATGGCTGGGTAGCCAAGTTCGGAATGGATAACCGCTGAAAGCATCTAAGCGGGAAACCAGCCTTAAGATAAGGTCTTTTTGGGGCGTTGAAGACCACAACGTTAATAGGTCCGGTGTGAAAGTTCAGCAATGAATGAAGCTTACGGATACTAATCCCCCAGACCTCTCCAGCTTTGTATTCAACATACAAACATCATTCAAAACTTTCTCAATCTCTCTTATCTCTTCTATCCCATTCACCTGATGTGACGCAGCAGCGGGGGGTTATGGCGAGGGTCCCAAACCCGATCCCATCCCGAACTCGATGGTTAAACCCCTCAGCGCCAATGATACTTCGTCTCAAGACGCGGAAAAGTAGGTC
The sequence above is drawn from the Acetobacteraceae bacterium genome and encodes:
- the nusG gene encoding transcription termination/antitermination protein NusG produces the protein MAKRWYVVHVYSGFEKKISEFITEQAAKKGLSDQFEEILIPSEQVTEVRRGKKVNAERKFFPGYILVKMELTDQAWHLVKDTPKVTGFLGGRNRPVPISAAEAKRIVQQAQEGIEQAPKSAVTFEIGEQIRVSDGPFASFNGSVEEVDAERQRLKVTVSIFGRATPVELEYTQVDKL
- the atpD gene encoding F0F1 ATP synthase subunit beta, with protein sequence MVQVQGPVIDVEFESGSAPEIYTALEVIGTAAEQGGGGDRDLTLEVLLGIGEGQVRAISMGRTDGLQRGMKVRSLGRPITVPVGRGILGRMMNVLGDPIDMRGAIETEEYLPIHRQAPSFEEQVAVPEIMPTGIKVIDLLCPYLKGGKTGLFGGAGVGKTVIIQELINNIAHAYDGVSVFAGVGERTREGNDLYHEMKDAGVIKIDENGSTKDSRVALVYGQMDDPSGPRSRVAFSAMSMAEYFRDVAKQSVLFFVDNIFRYVQAGAEVSALLGRIPSAVGYQPTLGSDVGALEERITSTKNGSITSVQAVYVPADDFTDPAPVTTFSYLDATTVLNRALTEKGIYPAVDPLASTSRALTPRISGEEHHAVASEVQQILQKYKSLQDIIAILGIDELSEEDKAIVARARRIELFLSQPFHVAEIFTGAPGKFVSLEDTIRSFKEILTGKYDHLPENAFYMVGAIEDVVAKAAKLEAEGQK
- the secE gene encoding preprotein translocase subunit SecE — encoded protein: MNYLKQVITLSKRVTWPNRRATLTTTIAVMAMVSITCIFFLVVDQVIGFGLHTLFQIGG
- a CDS encoding F0F1 ATP synthase subunit alpha, whose product is MGIRPAEISEIIKKEIESFDKPELASESGVVLTVGDGIARVYGLPEVMASELVVFERTGQRGMVFNLEEDCVGVILFGDGQGLLEGDRVVRTREIVKVPVGKGLLGRVVDALGNPIDGLGPLKDVEYRPAEIAAPGVMDRKSVDQPMVTGIKGIDALIPIGRGQRELVLGDRNTGKTTILLDSIISQKAVNAEKDPKKSMYCIYVAIGQKRASVANIVRQLAEQGALEYTIVVAATGSDPASMQYLAPYAGTAMGEYFRDNGMHALIGYDDLTKQAMAYRQMSLLMRRPPGREAYPGDVFYLHSRLLERSAQLSDAKGGGSLTSLPVVETLANDISAYIPTNVISITDGQIFLETELFSAGIRPAINVGFSVSRVGSAAQTKDMKKVAGPMKLELAQYREMVAFSQFASDLDATTRRLLDRGSRLTELLKQNPDSPLTTAEEVVVLYAGTRGFLDNIPVEKVVAFEQALLVSLKTGSGKALKDALTRESKLTPEIEEQMKMLLGGLVKEFEFSN
- the atpG gene encoding ATP synthase F1 subunit gamma yields the protein MSSLKALKLKIAGVKSTRKITEAMRLVAASKLYRAQQNMAGAQPYVKKMAAMMRGGASSSVEEFELPLFTGGKGNKILILAVTGNRGLAGAYNANIARHLKAEIAKNKENGQKSELYLIGKKANQILKTEFGHLIVQATEAAETLDEQEKQASEIADFVVEKVNSGEYSRILLVNNHLVNAMLQIPQVLSLVPPLPSENDESVIEESDGVDGQFEPSQQEWLEAFLPVNLKVRIYHALLANMVGVQSARMVAMDGASRNASKMIDSLSLQYNRMRQNNITRELSEIVAGAAAVGDK
- the atpC gene encoding ATP synthase F1 subunit epsilon is translated as MTIQLELLSPHKSWCHGEYDMVVVPGSEGDLGALEGHEKTSLSLRAGLVTLFQGGEAVKNIFVGAGFAQITPKSVTVLASEVKEVTELSVDVARQKLEAAMSALTNASAVNQADLFKLSQEIQKAQAELHAAKEIIK
- the atpH gene encoding ATP synthase F1 subunit delta yields the protein MSLKDQNVISTSILDQDSKGPVFKVPEILPRRYANAFYRCLVEQNLVSEVIPQVSLLRDLFDKDASFREFVGDLALNGSMRERIISKISASYELHSIFVNFLKLIVRRGRLSILPEIVEAILYLADKSQGVVPVKVLTPAKMSEAQQKQLHLSLVEMGHKSPRIFEEIDPSLLGGAVVQVGFQLYDTSLKGRINRLKNAFKGEV